In Schaalia sp. JY-X169, the following are encoded in one genomic region:
- a CDS encoding substrate-binding domain-containing protein, which produces MKLRKTLVAVAAVAGLTLAAACSSPTPAGTDSPESAESGEATESAGPFTIGISNAFVGSEYRTQMIAAIEDVFNEYQEQGILDELVMENADTDVNGQIQQVRNLINKGVDAIIIDPNSATALDAVFKEAIGQGIKVYAIDQAVETQEVLNIGISQQDLGAASATWFAEAVGDGAKIVTVEGAAGNPATEARWAGAEPIFEAAGIEVLTRGDGGWDQTTGQTVATDLLATYPDIAGIWTYDGMAQGTLKAIEAAGKTDSVITTGEARVGFMRMWNDLLDTGFKTAGVINPPGTGATALHFAVNQLQGLELDESKLAEDGHSIILPLDPTITDANFAEYWEPVKDEPDTYVLDSILTADQVMAYFK; this is translated from the coding sequence GTGAAGCTAAGGAAGACACTCGTAGCCGTCGCTGCCGTAGCCGGACTCACCCTGGCTGCTGCATGTTCGTCACCTACCCCCGCGGGAACCGACTCCCCCGAAAGCGCGGAGAGTGGCGAAGCCACGGAAAGTGCGGGCCCTTTCACCATCGGCATTTCCAACGCCTTTGTGGGTTCCGAATACCGCACGCAGATGATTGCCGCCATTGAGGATGTGTTCAATGAGTACCAGGAACAGGGCATCTTAGATGAACTGGTAATGGAGAACGCGGACACGGATGTGAACGGTCAGATCCAGCAGGTTCGCAACCTTATCAACAAGGGCGTCGACGCCATAATCATCGACCCTAACTCAGCTACCGCCCTAGACGCGGTGTTCAAGGAAGCCATCGGTCAGGGCATCAAGGTCTACGCCATTGACCAGGCTGTGGAGACACAGGAAGTCCTCAACATCGGTATTTCGCAGCAGGATCTAGGGGCTGCTTCGGCTACCTGGTTCGCTGAGGCCGTAGGGGATGGTGCCAAGATTGTCACTGTAGAGGGTGCCGCGGGCAACCCGGCAACCGAAGCTCGCTGGGCCGGTGCGGAGCCGATCTTCGAGGCCGCAGGCATCGAAGTTCTTACCCGTGGGGACGGTGGCTGGGACCAGACCACTGGTCAAACGGTCGCCACCGACCTTCTTGCCACCTACCCCGATATTGCTGGCATCTGGACCTATGACGGCATGGCACAAGGAACGCTGAAAGCCATTGAGGCCGCTGGCAAGACTGATTCGGTCATCACCACGGGTGAGGCGCGGGTTGGCTTCATGCGCATGTGGAACGACCTGCTTGACACCGGCTTCAAGACCGCTGGCGTCATCAACCCTCCGGGTACAGGCGCCACGGCCCTGCATTTCGCTGTCAACCAGCTACAGGGTCTCGAACTGGATGAATCGAAGCTAGCAGAGGACGGGCACTCCATCATCCTTCCCCTGGATCCGACCATCACCGACGCCAACTTTGCTGAGTACTGGGAGCCGGTTAAAGACGAGCCAGACACCTATGTTCTGGACTCGATCCTCACCGCCGACCAGGTCATGGCGTACTTCAAGTAA
- a CDS encoding P-II family nitrogen regulator translates to MKMITAVIQPNQAGPVREAIETLGLGGATVTAVSGVGRQKGLSEHYRGADYTPHMVPKTKVEVVVNDEVVEGALEAIVAAARTGSIGDGKVWVSPIEEVVRVRTGERGAEAV, encoded by the coding sequence ATGAAAATGATAACAGCAGTGATCCAGCCGAATCAGGCGGGTCCGGTGCGAGAGGCGATTGAGACACTGGGACTCGGGGGTGCGACTGTGACCGCGGTTTCGGGCGTAGGGCGGCAGAAGGGGCTCAGCGAGCACTATCGCGGCGCCGATTACACGCCGCACATGGTGCCGAAGACAAAGGTTGAAGTGGTTGTCAATGACGAGGTCGTAGAGGGTGCGCTGGAGGCGATTGTCGCGGCGGCTCGGACCGGCTCCATCGGTGATGGGAAGGTTTGGGTGAGCCCGATCGAGGAGGTCGTTCGGGTGCGGACGGGGGAGCGAGGGGCGGAGGCCGTGTAG
- a CDS encoding CTP synthase: MAKSAEQENKSDSPRHIFITGGVVSSLGKGLTASSLGMLLKARGVTVAMQKLDPYINVDPGTMNPFQHGEVFVTEDGAETDLDIGHYERFLDEPLSGGANVTTGQVYASVIARERRGEYLGDTVQVIPHITDEIMRRMRAQAHPTDGSPVPDVIITEIGGTVGDIESTPFLEAARQIHAELGRDRCLFIHVSLLAYLKVANELKTKPTQHSVTALRGLGIQPDVLVLRSEIEVPDSVRRKISVMCGVARDAVVICPDAKSLYLVPKILHSEGLDTLVAERLHLKLDEADWSAWDELLARVTEPQHSVEVAIVGKYIDLPDAYLSVIEALRAGGFANNARVSIRWVAADTCADDGQAAQALEGVDAVVVPGGFGVRGIEGKIAALKWARENRVPTLGLCLGMQSMVIEAAQNLAGLPGASSTEFDPNCVDPVITTMASQEEIVSGEGDVGGTMRLGAFPAVLEPGSLVARTYGTTSVSERHRHRYEVNPEYRQILSDMGLKVSGTSPDGELVEFVELDQSLHPYYVATQAHPEFKSRPTKPHPLFAGLIGAALEARG, translated from the coding sequence ATGGCAAAGAGCGCAGAGCAGGAAAACAAGTCCGATTCCCCTAGGCACATTTTCATCACTGGTGGCGTCGTTTCGTCATTGGGCAAGGGCCTCACGGCCTCCTCGCTGGGGATGCTCCTTAAGGCGCGCGGGGTCACGGTCGCGATGCAGAAGCTAGACCCCTACATAAACGTCGATCCCGGCACGATGAACCCCTTCCAGCACGGCGAGGTTTTTGTGACCGAGGACGGGGCGGAAACCGACCTCGACATCGGGCATTACGAGCGTTTCTTGGACGAACCGCTCTCCGGTGGCGCGAACGTCACCACCGGGCAGGTCTACGCGTCGGTGATTGCGCGGGAGCGACGCGGCGAGTACCTGGGCGATACCGTGCAGGTCATCCCGCATATCACGGACGAAATCATGCGGCGGATGAGGGCGCAGGCGCACCCCACCGACGGCTCGCCTGTTCCCGACGTCATCATTACGGAGATTGGCGGGACGGTGGGCGACATCGAGTCGACGCCGTTTCTCGAGGCCGCCCGGCAAATCCACGCCGAACTGGGGCGCGACCGATGCCTCTTTATACACGTGTCGCTGCTGGCCTATTTGAAGGTTGCGAATGAGCTCAAGACCAAGCCGACGCAGCACTCTGTGACGGCTTTGCGCGGCCTGGGTATCCAGCCGGACGTGCTGGTGTTGCGCTCGGAGATCGAGGTGCCAGATTCGGTGCGGCGTAAGATTTCGGTGATGTGTGGGGTGGCGCGGGATGCGGTGGTGATCTGCCCGGACGCGAAGAGCCTCTACCTGGTCCCGAAGATCCTCCATAGCGAGGGCCTAGACACGCTGGTGGCAGAGCGTTTGCATCTCAAGTTGGACGAGGCCGATTGGTCGGCATGGGATGAGCTTCTCGCCAGGGTGACGGAGCCTCAACACTCGGTCGAGGTCGCCATCGTTGGCAAGTACATCGACCTGCCTGACGCGTACCTGTCGGTGATTGAAGCGCTGCGAGCAGGGGGCTTTGCCAACAACGCACGGGTGAGTATTCGCTGGGTTGCGGCCGACACCTGCGCCGATGATGGGCAAGCAGCTCAGGCGCTTGAAGGGGTCGACGCAGTGGTGGTTCCCGGAGGCTTTGGGGTGCGGGGTATCGAGGGGAAGATTGCCGCGCTCAAGTGGGCTCGGGAGAACCGTGTCCCCACCCTGGGGCTGTGCCTAGGCATGCAGTCCATGGTGATCGAGGCGGCGCAGAATCTCGCTGGTCTGCCAGGTGCGTCCTCGACCGAATTCGATCCGAACTGCGTCGATCCCGTGATCACGACGATGGCTTCTCAGGAGGAAATCGTCAGCGGTGAGGGCGATGTGGGGGGCACGATGCGGCTCGGGGCCTTCCCCGCTGTGCTGGAGCCCGGGTCTCTGGTGGCGAGGACGTACGGTACGACGTCGGTGTCGGAGCGGCACCGCCACCGCTACGAGGTAAACCCGGAATATCGGCAGATCCTCAGCGATATGGGCTTGAAGGTGAGTGGGACCTCGCCGGACGGGGAGTTGGTGGAGTTCGTGGAGTTGGACCAGAGCCTGCACCCGTACTACGTCGCAACGCAGGCGCACCCGGAGTTCAAGTCGAGGCCGACCAAGCCGCACCCGCTGTTTGCCGGGCTGATCGGGGCTGCGTTGGAGGCACGGGGCTAG
- the hisF gene encoding imidazole glycerol phosphate synthase subunit HisF, protein MLTNRLVACFDVKEGRVTKALQFEDNIDVGDPAQLAGRLYQEQIDEIVFYDIMASAEKRRADIATVAEVAKNIFVPLTVGGGIRSLDDMHAVLAAGAEKISIDSMAVRDPALITRGASEFGVQCIVVSLQAKWVGRSAEIPSGYEVAIDGARVFTGMDAIEWARRAEGLGAGEIVVNSIDRDGTGRGYELDLTGQIARAVTVPVIASGGAGTAQHIMDGFDAGASAAIISSMLYSPRNRNVSVPELKAELLAAGANVRPLVV, encoded by the coding sequence ATGTTGACTAACCGGCTTGTAGCCTGCTTTGACGTAAAGGAAGGCCGCGTCACTAAGGCGTTGCAATTTGAGGACAACATCGATGTCGGTGACCCCGCACAGCTGGCCGGCAGGCTCTACCAGGAGCAGATTGATGAGATCGTTTTCTACGACATCATGGCCAGTGCCGAAAAGCGCCGGGCGGATATCGCGACGGTTGCTGAGGTTGCGAAGAATATCTTTGTGCCGCTGACTGTTGGTGGGGGGATTCGCAGCCTCGACGACATGCACGCGGTTCTGGCGGCGGGGGCAGAGAAGATCAGTATCGACTCCATGGCCGTGCGTGACCCTGCGCTGATCACGCGTGGTGCCAGCGAGTTTGGGGTGCAGTGCATCGTCGTGAGTCTGCAGGCGAAGTGGGTCGGTCGCAGCGCGGAGATTCCCAGTGGGTATGAGGTCGCTATTGACGGTGCCAGAGTTTTCACGGGGATGGACGCGATTGAGTGGGCTCGCAGGGCGGAGGGGTTGGGGGCTGGTGAGATCGTCGTCAACAGCATCGACCGCGACGGGACGGGGCGTGGCTACGAACTGGACCTGACGGGGCAAATTGCTCGCGCGGTGACGGTGCCGGTGATTGCCTCGGGAGGGGCGGGGACAGCACAGCACATCATGGATGGGTTCGACGCGGGGGCGTCGGCGGCTATTATCTCCTCGATGTTGTATTCGCCCCGCAATAGGAACGTCTCCGTGCCAGAGTTGAAGGCGGAACTGTTGGCGGCGGGGGCGAACGTGCGGCCGCTGGTGGTGTAG
- the glmS gene encoding glutamine--fructose-6-phosphate transaminase (isomerizing) has product MCGIVGCVGKTPSQQPEEVVLAGLARLEYRGYDSAGIALNSPDRSVPTVIKRTGKLSKLRDALAKNPPAPATAAIGHTRWATHGEPSEANAHPHVSTDGRIALVHNGIIENAPAFAQALRAEGQVFVSDTDTEVVAHLLGRAVADPDLHPWSGTLSGVEGDEEAQVRLLLAAMLNVTRQLVGSYTLLATCAGAPHTIVAARRSSPLVVGVGEGANYLGSDALAFADFTTSALEIDQDQVVAVTPTAVTVLDRDGNPVQPKELNVDFLRDRASKGNWATFMEKEIHEQPRSIFDTLAGRTDSDGHLTLDEVRISEDVLRRADKMIIVACGTAAYAGQVARYAIEHWCRIPVEVELAHEFRYRDPVVSEKTLVVAVSQSGETMDTIMAIRHARNQGAKVIAIVNTPGSTIARESDAVLLTHAGPEIAVASTKAFTAQITATYILGLYLAQVRGNKYIDEIQGYLEELAQIPDKMQEVLSNGEYVRQVASTMTEETSVIYLGRGVGYPVAMEGALKLKEIAYIHAEGFAAGELKHGPIALVEEGTPIFVIVPTPRRPELHRKTVSSIQQVKARGARTLVVAEEGDTSVDAFADVVFRVPPAPTLFLPLLQVIPLQEFACALASAKGLDVDQPRNLAKSVTVE; this is encoded by the coding sequence ATGTGCGGAATAGTCGGATGCGTCGGAAAAACCCCCTCCCAGCAACCAGAGGAGGTCGTCCTAGCCGGCCTCGCCCGACTGGAATACCGGGGCTACGACTCCGCCGGCATCGCCCTCAACAGCCCCGACCGCAGCGTCCCCACCGTCATCAAGAGAACCGGAAAGCTCTCGAAACTGAGGGACGCACTCGCGAAAAACCCTCCCGCCCCGGCCACCGCCGCCATCGGCCACACCCGCTGGGCGACCCACGGCGAACCCTCGGAAGCCAATGCCCACCCGCACGTCTCGACAGATGGACGCATCGCCCTCGTCCACAACGGGATCATCGAGAACGCACCCGCCTTCGCGCAGGCTCTACGCGCCGAAGGGCAGGTCTTCGTCTCAGATACTGACACGGAGGTGGTCGCACATCTACTCGGACGAGCCGTCGCGGATCCCGACTTACACCCCTGGTCAGGCACCCTTTCTGGAGTCGAGGGTGACGAAGAAGCCCAGGTCCGCCTCCTCCTCGCAGCGATGCTCAACGTGACCCGCCAACTAGTCGGCAGCTACACGCTGCTCGCCACCTGTGCGGGCGCCCCCCACACCATCGTGGCTGCGCGGCGCTCCTCGCCGCTGGTGGTTGGTGTGGGCGAGGGCGCCAACTACCTCGGCTCTGACGCGTTGGCCTTCGCGGACTTCACGACCTCCGCCCTCGAAATCGACCAGGACCAGGTCGTCGCCGTGACCCCAACCGCGGTCACCGTCCTCGACCGCGACGGCAACCCGGTACAACCCAAGGAGCTCAACGTCGACTTCCTCCGGGACCGTGCGTCAAAGGGAAACTGGGCGACCTTCATGGAGAAGGAGATCCATGAGCAACCCCGCTCCATCTTCGATACCCTTGCCGGCCGGACGGACTCTGACGGTCACCTAACCCTGGATGAGGTGCGCATTTCCGAGGACGTCCTGCGGCGCGCCGACAAGATGATCATCGTCGCCTGCGGCACCGCCGCCTACGCGGGGCAGGTTGCGCGCTACGCGATTGAGCACTGGTGCCGCATTCCGGTCGAGGTCGAACTGGCCCACGAGTTCCGCTACCGCGACCCCGTCGTCAGCGAAAAGACACTGGTCGTAGCTGTTTCCCAGTCGGGGGAAACCATGGATACGATCATGGCGATCCGGCACGCGCGGAACCAGGGCGCCAAGGTGATCGCCATTGTCAACACTCCCGGGTCGACGATCGCGCGCGAGTCCGACGCAGTTCTCCTCACCCACGCCGGCCCGGAAATCGCCGTCGCCTCCACCAAGGCCTTCACCGCGCAGATCACCGCGACCTACATTCTGGGGCTCTACCTGGCACAGGTTCGCGGCAACAAGTACATCGATGAAATCCAGGGCTACCTGGAGGAACTGGCGCAAATCCCCGACAAGATGCAGGAAGTCCTCAGCAATGGGGAGTACGTGCGGCAAGTGGCCTCAACCATGACCGAGGAGACCTCAGTCATCTACCTGGGCCGCGGCGTCGGCTACCCTGTCGCGATGGAGGGCGCGCTGAAACTCAAGGAAATCGCCTACATCCACGCCGAGGGCTTCGCCGCTGGGGAACTCAAGCACGGGCCGATCGCCCTCGTCGAAGAAGGCACGCCCATCTTCGTTATTGTCCCCACGCCACGCAGGCCCGAACTGCACCGCAAGACGGTCTCGAGCATCCAGCAGGTCAAGGCCCGTGGCGCCCGCACACTGGTGGTTGCGGAAGAGGGCGATACCTCCGTGGATGCCTTCGCGGACGTGGTGTTCCGGGTGCCGCCAGCACCGACCCTGTTCTTGCCGCTCCTGCAGGTCATACCGCTGCAGGAGTTCGCCTGCGCCCTCGCCTCCGCGAAAGGTCTAGACGTGGACCAGCCCCGCAACCTGGCGAAGTCGGTGACGGTCGAGTAG
- the hisH gene encoding imidazole glycerol phosphate synthase subunit HisH: MSPLVGIIDYRTGNSRSFSYALDRVEVPNRLVVTPRDAEGVTHFVLPGVGAAGVTMDSLAEQGWISYLNDVVVGEGVPFLGVCVGLQVLFDRSAEGDVGCLGWLPGSVEKFDSRALTVPHMGWNSVSASGTAANPQVFQTMFGEGGYFYFVNSYFARPADERTVLGVTDYGEPFASVVGLDNVLATQFHVEKSGQTGLAVLRQFVTTMGVGGLNVD; this comes from the coding sequence ATGTCACCTCTGGTTGGGATCATTGACTATCGGACGGGAAACTCGCGTAGTTTCTCGTACGCCCTCGACCGCGTGGAAGTCCCTAACAGGTTGGTGGTTACGCCTCGGGATGCCGAGGGCGTGACGCATTTTGTTCTGCCCGGTGTCGGGGCGGCGGGGGTGACGATGGACTCGCTTGCGGAGCAGGGGTGGATTTCGTACCTCAACGACGTGGTGGTGGGCGAGGGCGTGCCGTTTTTGGGTGTCTGCGTCGGTCTGCAGGTCCTCTTTGACCGCAGTGCCGAGGGGGATGTGGGGTGTCTGGGCTGGCTCCCCGGGTCAGTGGAAAAGTTTGATTCGAGGGCGCTGACGGTACCGCACATGGGGTGGAACTCAGTATCCGCTTCGGGTACCGCCGCGAACCCCCAGGTTTTCCAAACCATGTTTGGTGAGGGCGGATACTTCTATTTTGTGAACTCGTACTTTGCGCGACCAGCGGATGAGAGGACCGTCCTCGGCGTCACTGACTACGGGGAGCCGTTCGCGTCCGTTGTGGGGTTGGACAACGTTTTGGCAACACAGTTCCACGTTGAAAAGAGCGGGCAAACCGGGCTGGCAGTTCTGCGGCAGTTCGTAACTACGATGGGCGTAGGGGGCCTCAATGTTGACTAA
- a CDS encoding ammonium transporter, which translates to MLDTGATAWMLTSASLVLLMTPALALFYGGMSRNKSVLNMMMMVFGALAVVAVIYPLWGWSMTYGGQPIAGIFANPFEQFGLMGTFDGAAVDDFGVPAWVGVAFQSTFAIITVALIAGSLAERVKFGTWMLFATLWVTLAYFPMAHMVWGGGLLSGDGPIAALTGTAPIDFAGGTVVHINAGMAALVIALVIGTRRRFGKEQVRPHSLPLIMLGSGLLFFGWFGFNAGSAFTADGLAGMAWVNTTTATGAAMLGWMLYEQITEKHATSLGAASGVVAGLVAVTPAAGALNPVGAIVLGLVAGFACAAAVSLKYRFGFDDSLDVVGVHLVGGLVGTVAIGFLATEGGLLFGGGFALLITQVLIALVALVFSGVVTFAVAKALEKTVGWRVSDKDELLGIDLTQHAETAYEPQVLAGNY; encoded by the coding sequence ACCCCGGCGCTCGCGCTGTTTTACGGGGGGATGAGCCGCAACAAATCAGTACTCAACATGATGATGATGGTCTTTGGTGCGCTCGCCGTAGTTGCCGTCATCTACCCGCTGTGGGGATGGTCGATGACCTACGGTGGACAACCGATCGCGGGGATCTTCGCGAACCCGTTCGAACAATTCGGCCTGATGGGAACCTTCGACGGCGCGGCCGTTGACGACTTTGGTGTTCCCGCCTGGGTCGGGGTGGCATTCCAGTCGACCTTCGCAATCATCACGGTGGCACTCATCGCAGGATCCCTGGCGGAGCGCGTCAAGTTTGGAACCTGGATGCTGTTCGCGACCCTGTGGGTCACGCTCGCGTACTTCCCGATGGCGCACATGGTGTGGGGCGGGGGGCTGCTCTCAGGGGATGGCCCCATCGCGGCCCTGACAGGCACCGCGCCTATCGACTTCGCGGGTGGCACAGTCGTGCACATCAATGCGGGAATGGCAGCGCTGGTGATCGCCCTCGTCATCGGGACGCGGCGCCGGTTTGGTAAAGAACAGGTGCGCCCGCACAGCCTCCCGCTGATCATGCTGGGGTCCGGACTGCTGTTCTTCGGGTGGTTTGGTTTCAACGCGGGTTCCGCGTTCACCGCGGACGGCCTCGCCGGAATGGCGTGGGTCAACACGACAACCGCGACCGGGGCGGCGATGCTGGGGTGGATGCTGTATGAGCAGATCACAGAGAAGCACGCCACCTCCCTCGGCGCCGCATCGGGTGTCGTGGCAGGTTTGGTGGCGGTCACCCCCGCGGCTGGGGCGCTGAACCCGGTTGGTGCGATCGTCCTCGGGCTTGTTGCGGGGTTCGCGTGTGCGGCGGCGGTGAGTTTGAAGTACCGCTTCGGGTTTGATGACTCGCTTGACGTGGTTGGGGTCCACCTAGTGGGCGGCCTCGTCGGAACGGTGGCGATCGGCTTCCTTGCGACCGAGGGCGGACTGCTTTTCGGTGGCGGGTTCGCGCTGCTGATCACGCAGGTGTTGATCGCGTTGGTGGCGCTGGTTTTCTCCGGGGTGGTCACGTTCGCGGTGGCGAAAGCGTTGGAAAAGACGGTCGGGTGGCGCGTGTCGGACAAAGACGAGCTGCTGGGAATCGACCTGACGCAACACGCGGAAACCGCGTACGAGCCGCAGGTTCTCGCGGGGAACTACTAG
- a CDS encoding sugar ABC transporter ATP-binding protein produces the protein MPYLVMEDVSKRFGGVRALQGASLQVNAGEVHGLLGANGSGKSTLNKVLSGTVNPDQATISIAGEPVRITRPIDAHRHHVASVYQQLSLVPELSIADNLSLGTEISRAGFVDQKRSRQYAEDALAHFLPGMDDGITLNTEVGDLSPGSQQLVEIAKAVGRHPRILVLDEATASLRRDQVELVFSRVRQLVDEGVAVVFVSHRLEEVRQICQKATILRNGKTVATVDMQDMSEARLVRLMVGDLVEDETEKTEQTQRAVLREEVQLETRNLHSANLRGINLDARKGEVVGLGGLQGQGQSELLHVLFGDIAKTSGEVKIAGETQNYRRPRGGISAGVALVPGDRGSQGLLMTRPILENLSIISGRKRLVAKWFINMGREKQAAGTEVDRLQIKIGNLRDAVSTLSGGNQQKIVLGKWLMNDPRVVLLDDPTKGVDVGAKAEIYEIIRTLAATGVTVILNSSDDQELVALCDRVFVLYEGEVVTVLSGSEVTQDNLVSAALLVGTADSAGTKGGN, from the coding sequence ATGCCTTACCTCGTCATGGAAGATGTTTCCAAACGCTTTGGTGGCGTTCGGGCTCTTCAGGGTGCCAGCCTGCAGGTCAATGCGGGGGAGGTACACGGGTTGCTGGGCGCCAACGGCTCCGGCAAGTCAACCCTAAACAAGGTGCTGTCAGGCACTGTTAATCCCGACCAGGCGACAATCTCTATTGCTGGCGAGCCGGTGCGGATCACGCGACCCATCGATGCTCACCGTCATCACGTCGCCTCTGTGTACCAGCAGTTGTCGCTGGTTCCCGAGTTGAGCATTGCCGACAACTTGTCCCTCGGCACCGAGATTTCCCGCGCCGGATTCGTCGACCAAAAGAGGTCACGCCAATACGCGGAAGATGCCCTTGCCCATTTTCTTCCGGGAATGGATGACGGCATTACCCTGAACACCGAGGTTGGGGACCTCTCACCCGGATCGCAGCAGCTGGTAGAGATCGCCAAGGCCGTGGGCCGCCATCCCCGCATCCTCGTCCTCGATGAAGCAACCGCCTCCCTGCGCCGAGACCAGGTCGAACTGGTCTTCTCCAGGGTGCGCCAGCTGGTTGACGAGGGCGTAGCGGTGGTTTTCGTTTCGCACCGCCTTGAAGAGGTACGCCAAATCTGCCAGAAGGCGACGATCCTACGCAACGGCAAGACTGTTGCCACCGTTGATATGCAAGACATGTCAGAAGCCCGCCTTGTTCGCCTCATGGTTGGCGACTTGGTCGAGGATGAAACAGAGAAGACCGAACAGACCCAGCGCGCCGTCCTCCGCGAAGAGGTACAGCTGGAGACTCGCAACCTTCACTCCGCCAACCTTCGGGGGATCAACCTGGACGCCCGAAAAGGTGAGGTAGTTGGACTCGGTGGCCTGCAGGGTCAGGGTCAATCAGAGCTCCTTCACGTCCTCTTTGGGGACATTGCGAAGACCTCTGGTGAAGTCAAGATCGCCGGTGAAACCCAGAACTACCGCCGCCCCCGCGGGGGAATCTCCGCCGGCGTCGCCCTCGTCCCCGGGGATCGCGGCAGCCAGGGTCTGCTGATGACGCGCCCCATCCTCGAGAACCTCTCCATCATTAGCGGACGCAAGCGTCTTGTAGCCAAGTGGTTCATCAACATGGGACGCGAAAAGCAGGCGGCTGGCACCGAAGTCGATCGCCTCCAAATCAAAATCGGCAACCTACGCGACGCTGTCTCCACCCTCTCTGGTGGTAACCAGCAGAAGATCGTCCTCGGCAAGTGGCTGATGAACGACCCGCGTGTCGTCCTCCTCGACGATCCCACCAAGGGCGTTGACGTCGGTGCGAAGGCTGAAATCTACGAAATTATCCGCACCCTGGCGGCAACGGGGGTCACGGTCATCCTCAACTCCAGCGATGACCAGGAACTGGTGGCCCTGTGCGACCGCGTGTTCGTGTTGTATGAGGGCGAGGTCGTCACGGTTTTGAGTGGTTCCGAAGTCACCCAGGACAACCTGGTC
- a CDS encoding ROK family transcriptional regulator, with amino-acid sequence MRVLKRELACAPRTASPEVAQHNRMRILECLIDVGPLSRVEIARLTRMAPATVNRLTSSLMAQGLVSEAGSNGATGGRPSMLVRFCPEARTILALDIWEGAIEVALLDLDGCEIERDRVPILGTEPQEKLDLLVAVVAEWDTREGKRIAAIGVSVPGPVDDDGVVLMAPALDWYNQPVGASLRGATNAPVVVENDVNLIALAEYLNLDDPGHKTLVAMAVYEGVGAGIVEDGRLWRGNHGAAGQFGRMLRDVSGLKHQRHGFGHLEAELGEHGLLQRAINARVVSPEVESADAVFSAAEEGDEEAVAMVESVADDYAFHLVNVCAMIAPDIVVFGGLFERWSDLLIPMIEERLRGNVVHEPELATASLGDEGKLVGAGMYGLRRAGGLAAVLSE; translated from the coding sequence ATGCGCGTGCTCAAGCGGGAACTAGCCTGCGCTCCCAGAACGGCCTCTCCCGAGGTTGCGCAGCACAATCGCATGCGCATACTAGAGTGCCTCATCGATGTGGGCCCCCTTTCTCGTGTGGAGATTGCTCGGCTTACCCGCATGGCCCCCGCAACCGTCAACAGGCTCACGTCTTCCCTAATGGCGCAAGGACTGGTGAGTGAGGCGGGAAGCAACGGTGCGACAGGTGGACGGCCGTCGATGCTGGTCAGGTTTTGCCCAGAGGCGAGGACGATCTTGGCACTCGACATTTGGGAAGGTGCGATCGAGGTTGCACTACTGGACTTGGATGGCTGCGAAATCGAACGAGATCGAGTTCCGATATTGGGGACCGAGCCGCAAGAGAAACTAGACCTCTTGGTGGCGGTGGTTGCCGAGTGGGATACCAGAGAGGGCAAGAGGATAGCGGCTATCGGAGTGTCCGTACCCGGTCCGGTCGACGACGACGGAGTGGTGCTGATGGCTCCGGCTTTGGACTGGTACAACCAACCCGTTGGTGCTTCTTTGCGGGGGGCAACGAATGCCCCGGTCGTCGTTGAAAATGACGTGAACCTAATTGCACTCGCCGAGTACTTGAATCTTGACGATCCCGGACACAAAACGCTTGTCGCGATGGCTGTGTACGAGGGCGTCGGCGCCGGGATTGTCGAGGACGGTCGACTGTGGAGAGGCAACCACGGTGCTGCGGGGCAGTTTGGCCGCATGCTGAGAGATGTCTCTGGTTTGAAGCATCAGCGCCATGGATTTGGACATCTCGAGGCGGAGCTCGGAGAACACGGACTCCTACAGCGGGCAATCAATGCTCGCGTCGTTTCTCCCGAAGTGGAGAGTGCCGATGCTGTGTTCAGTGCCGCTGAAGAGGGTGACGAAGAAGCTGTCGCCATGGTTGAGTCAGTTGCCGATGATTACGCGTTCCATCTGGTGAACGTGTGCGCGATGATTGCCCCGGACATTGTGGTTTTCGGCGGACTCTTTGAACGTTGGTCCGACTTGCTCATCCCTATGATCGAGGAGAGACTGCGGGGGAACGTCGTACATGAGCCGGAACTTGCAACGGCATCGCTAGGGGATGAGGGCAAGTTGGTGGGAGCTGGGATGTACGGTTTGCGTCGGGCCGGAGGGCTCGCGGCCGTGCTCTCCGAGTAG